A region from the Drosophila ananassae strain 14024-0371.13 chromosome 2L, ASM1763931v2, whole genome shotgun sequence genome encodes:
- the LOC6500405 gene encoding rRNA methyltransferase 2, mitochondrial yields MRLTVTGNFLFKRLLHTEIAGNYAKQQPRNLKGRSKSSQEWLTRQLADPYVEKARMMNYRCRSAFKLLEMDDKYGILRPGDTVLDCGAAPGSWTQVAVERTNANGKQERAPQGAVFSIDLLHFHAVPGATIFGGMDFTSTLAQKRLRESLNGRQVNCVLSDMAPNATGVRMLDQESITNLCYEVLRFAIAMSAPQAHLVVKVWDNGDVPKLESNMLRFYEKVKRVKPRASRGDSAEHFLVARSFKGVPESSSKT; encoded by the coding sequence ATGCGGCTCACGGTTACTGGTAATTTTCTGTTTAAACGCCTGCTGCACACGGAGATCGCCGGCAACTATGCCAAACAACAGCCACGAAACCTTAAGGGCCGGAGCAAAAGCTCCCAGGAGTGGCTCACTCGTCAGCTAGCAGATCCCTATGTGGAGAAGGCTCGAATGATGAACTATCGCTGCCGCAGTGCCTTCAAGTTACTGGAGATGGATGATAAATACGGCATATTGCGGCCAGGGGACACTGTACTGGACTGCGGAGCTGCCCCTGGAAGCTGGACCCAAGTGGCGGTGGAGCGGACCAATGCAAATGGCAAGCAGGAGCGTGCGCCGCAAGGAGCCGTCTTTAGTATAGACCTGTTGCATTTCCATGCGGTGCCGGGTGCCACGATTTTCGGCGGCATGGACTTCACATCGACCCTCGCACAGAAGCGGTTACGCGAATCCCTGAATGGCCGTCAGGTTAACTGTGTCCTCTCAGATATGGCGCCAAATGCCACGGGCGTAAGGATGCTGGATCAGGAAAGCATCACGAATCTTTGCTACGAGGTGCTCCGCTTTGCCATTGCCATGTCCGCGCCGCAGGCCCATTTGGTGGTCAAGGTGTGGGACAACGGAGATGTGCCCAAGCTAGAAAGCAACATGCTTCGCTTTTATGAAAAGGTGAAGCGCGTTAAACCTCGTGCGAGTCGAGGAGATTCTGCCGAGCACTTTCTGGTAGCCAGGAGCTTTAAAGGAGTACCAGAAAGTAGttcaaaaacgtag
- the LOC6500141 gene encoding serine/threonine-protein kinase/endoribonuclease IRE1, whose translation MRFCVVVCCVLFLLASTPIASAIGKAKQAADSAEVVTSGEDEKTDCTDLARDEEALMVFSTLGGGLTAIDPVTSEIRWTIADDPPIVAEPQENVQVPHFLPDPRDGSIYQLGQMGSLKKLPYTIPQLVANAPCRSSDGILYSGKKSDTWYMVDPKTGKREKVMGFGDASMDGKEGEHIGWATSRSIYLGRTQYTVMMFDSLAKDKNAKPWNITFYDYNALSAPPELAKEYEYIHLTTTSNGQIVTLDRKQGKFLWQRDLNSPVVAAFLLGPDGLLSVPFTTLSDEAFQAILEESKTGNVNTIKLFQSLYVGEHQNGLYALPSLMDKNTPRISTTPPIKLIDGPAGEPTNSQETDPRTVYINDVLQEHPGIMLGHYNMPNEANGNLQLSPTSASSKGIQSLATIHNYNDGYGLLANNEKNSADIGVQTDPNIVEIGIDQRTNGNTINRTKTIILQNSNKVQAFINEWFMEHPSSKVHQILIVIVLGMIALFWYTCSTMRELQKQSENGSKTFAITQNGSNGSNGSNGSNANAQDLVDLGDGQVRVGKISFNSNEVLGKGCEGTFVFKGTFEERFVAVKRLLPECFTFADREVALLRESDAHENVVRYFCTEQDRQFRYIAVELCAATLQDYTEGDRSLELQDHIDVWQVLSQASAGLSHLHSLDIVHRDIKPQNVLISLPDARGKVRVMISDFGLCKKLNFGKTSFSRRSGVTGTDGWIAPEMMRAQRTTTAVDIFSLGCVYYYVLSGGHHAFGDNLKRQANILSHEYNLSKLRSEDDSENSKIVLAEQLISDMIHKDPQARPPARCIGNHPLFWDEPKMLSFLQDVSDRVEKLQFHAEPLKSLEKNGRIVVLDDWNVHLDPMITDDLRKYRGYMGASVRDLLRALRNKKHHYHELTPAAQEMLGCIPHEFTNYWVERFPQLISHAYHAFSICSNEPIFKPYYSTGYHFSRPWYFDADDALFPMLMRDPKPLPKIGSPKKTPPPTSSQVQQLKQRKGAYNFRKGSDELTIAGVGLQRNLELDGQSLESDGKRDVFANFKFRRNAKPGNNRNYGGVGGGQKEAQDKEKYVSWTLPPSAQD comes from the exons ATGAGATTCTGCGTTGTGGTTTGTTGCGTGTTATTTTTGCTGGCCAGCACACCTATTGCATCAGCTATAGGAAAAGCCAAACAAGCCGCCGACTCAGCAGAAGTCGTTACCAGCGGAGAGGATGAGAAGACG GACTGCACCGACCTGGCCCGGGATGAGGAGGCGCTGATGGTGTTCTCCACTCTGGGCGGCGGACTGACGGCCATCGATCCAGTGACCAGTGAAATACGTTGGACTATAGCAGATG ATCCCCCTATCGTAGCAGAACCTCAGGAAAATGTCCAGGTTCCTCATTTCCTTCCCGATCCCCGCGACGGAAGCATCTACCAACTGGGCCAGATGGGCAGCCTCAAGAAGCTGCCGTACACCATTCCCCAGCTGGTTGCCAACGCCCCATGTCGATCCTCGGATGGCATCCTATACTCCGGGAAAAAGAGTGACACCTGGTACATGGTGGATCCCAAGACCGGCAAGCGGGAGAAGGTCATGGGCTTTGGAGATGCCAGCATGGATGGCAAGGAGGGCGAGCATATCGGCTGGGCCACTTCACGGTCCATTTATTTGGGTAGGACGCAGTACACGGTGATGATGTTTGACAGTCTGGCCAAGGATAAGAACGCCAAGCCCTGGAATATCACGTTCTACGATTATAATGCACTGAGCGCCCCGCCAGAGCTGGCTAAGGAGTATG AATACATTCATCTGACCACAACTAGCAATGGCCAGATCGTTACTCTGGACCGCAAGCAGGGGAAATTTCTTTGGCAGCGAGATCTGAACAGTCCTGTAGTGGCTGCTTTTCTGTTGGGCCCCGATGGGCTGCTGAGTGTGCCTTTTACCACGCTTTCCGATGAGGCCTTCCAAGCTATTCTGGAGGAGTCCAAAACGGGCAATGTAAACACGATTAAGCTATT CCAATCCCTTTATGTGGGCGAGCATCAAAATGGATTGTACGCCCTTCCATCTCTAATGGACAAAAATACGCCGCGTATTTCCACTACTCCGCCCATCAAACTCATCGATGGACCTGCGGGCGAACCGACTAACAGCCAGGAGACCGATCCTCGGACAGTTTATATCAATGACGTGCTCCAAGAGCATCCCGGCATCATGCTGGGCCACTACAACATGCCGAATGAGGCCAATGGAAACCTCCAATTGTCTCCAACTTCTGCCAGCAGCAAGGGTATCCAAAGTCTGGCCACCATACACAACTACAATGATGGCTACGGGCTGTTGGCCAACAACGAAAAGAATTCCGCCGATATCGGCGTGCAAACTGATCCGAATATTGTGGAGATCGGAATAGATCAGCGTACCAACGGCAATACAATCAATCGTACCAAGACTATCATTCTGCAGAACAGCAATAAGGTGCAGGCCTTTATAAACGAGTGGTTTATGGAGCACCCAAGCAGCAAGGTCCACCAGATTTTGATCGTCATCGTTCTGGGCATGATTGCCCTCTTCTGGTACACCTGCAGCACCATGCGGGAGCTGCAGAAACAGAGCGAGAATGGATCAAAAACCTTTGCTATAACCCAGAACGGATCGAATGGTAGCAACGGCAGCAATGGCAGCAATGCAAACGCCCAGGATCTCGTAGATCTGGGTGACGGTCAAGTGCGCGTCGGCAAGATAAGCTTTAATTCCAACGAAGTTCTGGGAAAGGGCTGTGAAGGTACCTTTGTCTTTAAGGGAACTTTTGAGGAGCGATTTGTTGCTGTTAAGCGATTACTCCCGGAGTGCTTTACCTTTGCGGACCGTGAGGTAGCCCTTTTACGGGAATCAGATGCTCATGAAAACGTAGTGCGATACTTCTGCACCGAGCAAGATCGTCAGTTCCGGTACATAGCCGTTGAACTGTGCGCTGCCACTTTGCAGGACTACACTGAGGGAGACCGAAGCCTGGAGCTCCAGGATCACATCGATGTGTGGCAGGTGCTGAGCCAGGCATCAGCTGGCTTGAGCCACCTCCACTCTTTGGACATTGTGCATCGCGACATCAAGCCGCAGAATGTTCTGATTTCGTTGCCCGATGCCAGAGGCAAGGTTCGGGTGATGATCTCCGACTTTGGTCTGTGCAAAAAGCTCAATTTCGGAAAGACTAGCTTTTCTCGAAGATCAGGAGTCACTGGCACCGATGGCTGGATAGCTCCAGAAATGATGCGTGCCCAGAGAACG aCAACCGCGGTTGATATCTTCTCATTGGGATGTGTATATTACTATGTCCTTAGTGGAGGTCATCATGCCTTTGGGGACAATCTCAAGCGGCAAGCAAACATACTCTCGCACGAGTACAATCTTTCCAAGTTGCGATCTGAAGACGATAGTGAGAACAGCAAGATT GTTCTTGCTGAACAGCTAATATCAGACATGATCCACAAGGATCCACAGGCGCGTCCCCCAGCTCGGTGTATCGGAAACCATCCACTGTTTTGGGATGAGCCTAAAATGCTGTCGTTCCTACAGGATGTCAGCGACCGTGTAGAGAAGCTACAGTTCCATGCCGAACCTCTAAAGTCCTTGGAGAAAAACGGACGCATAGTGGTTCTGGATGATTGGAATGTTCACTTGGACCCCATGATTACAGACGATCTGAGGAAGTATCGTGGCTATATGGGCGCCAGTGTGCGGGATTTATTGCGAGCCCTGCGCAACAAGAAGCATCACTACCACGAGCTGACGCCAGCTGCCCAGGAGATGCTGGGTTGCATTCCACACGAGTTTACCAACTACTGGGTGGAGCGTTTTCCGCAACTCATCTCCCACGCCTATCACGCCTTCAGTATTTGCTCCAATGAGCCGATCTTCAAGCCGTACTACAGTACGGGATATCACTTCTCGCGTCCGTGGTATTTCGATGCGGACGACGCTTTGTTTCCAATGCTCATGCGGGATCCCAAGCCGCTGCCGAAAATTGGCAGTCCAAAGAAGACGCCGCCGCCCACCAGCAGCCAAGTGCAGCAGCTGAAACAGCGAAAGGGAGCCTACAACTTCCGGAAGGGTAGCGACGAACTGACTATAGCCGGAGTGGGGTTGCAGAGAAACCTCGAGCTGGATGGACAATCACTGGAGTCGGACGGCAAGCGTGATGTGTTTGCTAACTTCAAATTCCGGCGCAATGCCAAGCCAGGAAACAATCGAAACTATGGCGGCGTCGGCGGCGGTCAGAAGGAGGCACAAGACAAGGAGAAGTACGTAAGCTGGACGCTGCCGCCTTCAGCGCAGGATTAG